From the genome of Sandaracinaceae bacterium, one region includes:
- a CDS encoding sigma-54-dependent Fis family transcriptional regulator — protein MSLSDLPILVVDDDTANLESLRRIFEREGARVLTATSGRAALDVCRQHRVAVVVTDLMMPGMSGLELLKALATVAADAEVVLMTAYGTIETAVEAMRGGAYDFVEKPLKRMQIVKTVEKAAERYQLVAENRDLKRELTALKSRTIVGSSPALRHALDIASQAAPSTATVLVLGESGTGKELLARYIHEQSQRTGAFVAVNLAALPETIVESELFGHERGAFTGAHAKRDGRIAQAAGGTLFLDEIGELPPAVQVKLLRVLQEGEYEPLGGKTQRATFRLVAATHRDMRAAVASGDFREDLYYRLNVIALTSPPLRARRDDIPILADHFLDVYARKNGKPPLKPSREAMAQLAEYEWPGNVRELENVIERAVVLNRTGTLGLEDLPEHVAHAQRRGDQLEFAVGTTMADLEQRAIDATLAHTDGDKQLAAQLLGISARTIYRKLAERDAALGIEAGAQPSRDILS, from the coding sequence GACACCGCCAACCTCGAGAGCCTGCGCCGCATCTTCGAGCGTGAAGGCGCTCGCGTGCTGACCGCCACCAGCGGTCGGGCGGCGCTCGACGTGTGCCGCCAGCACCGCGTGGCCGTCGTGGTGACCGACCTGATGATGCCAGGCATGAGCGGGCTCGAGCTCCTCAAAGCGCTGGCCACGGTCGCGGCCGACGCCGAGGTGGTGCTCATGACGGCCTACGGGACCATCGAGACCGCCGTCGAGGCCATGCGCGGCGGCGCCTACGACTTCGTCGAGAAGCCGCTCAAGCGCATGCAGATCGTGAAGACGGTCGAGAAGGCGGCGGAGCGCTATCAACTGGTGGCGGAGAACCGCGACCTGAAGCGCGAGCTCACCGCGCTCAAGTCGCGCACCATCGTCGGTTCTTCCCCTGCGTTGCGCCACGCGTTGGACATCGCGTCCCAGGCGGCGCCATCGACGGCGACGGTGTTGGTGTTGGGCGAGAGCGGCACGGGCAAGGAGCTCTTGGCGCGCTACATCCACGAGCAGAGCCAGCGCACGGGCGCGTTCGTGGCCGTGAACCTGGCGGCCCTGCCCGAGACCATCGTCGAGAGCGAGCTGTTCGGGCACGAGCGCGGGGCCTTCACGGGCGCGCACGCCAAGCGCGACGGGCGCATCGCGCAGGCCGCGGGCGGGACGCTGTTCCTCGACGAGATCGGGGAGCTGCCACCCGCCGTGCAGGTCAAGTTGCTGCGCGTGCTGCAGGAGGGCGAGTACGAGCCCCTCGGCGGCAAGACCCAGCGGGCCACCTTCCGGCTGGTGGCCGCCACGCACCGGGACATGCGCGCCGCGGTGGCCAGCGGTGACTTCCGTGAAGACCTCTACTACCGGCTCAACGTGATCGCGCTGACCAGCCCGCCGCTGCGCGCGCGCCGCGACGACATCCCCATCTTGGCGGACCACTTCCTCGACGTGTACGCGCGCAAGAACGGCAAGCCGCCGCTGAAGCCGTCGCGTGAAGCGATGGCGCAGCTGGCCGAGTACGAGTGGCCGGGCAACGTGCGCGAGCTGGAGAACGTGATCGAGCGGGCCGTGGTGCTGAACCGCACCGGGACGCTCGGGCTGGAGGACCTGCCCGAGCACGTAGCGCACGCGCAGCGCCGAGGTGACCAGCTGGAGTTCGCCGTGGGCACCACCATGGCCGACCTGGAGCAGCGGGCCATCGACGCCACGCTGGCGCACACGGACGGGGACAAGCAGCTGGCCGCACAGCTGCTTGGGATCAGCGCCCGGACGATCTACCGCAAGCTCGCGGAGCGCGACGCCGCCCTGGGGATCGAGGCCGGCGCTCAGCCCAGCCGTGACATTTTGTCATAG